A genomic region of uncultured Roseibium sp. contains the following coding sequences:
- a CDS encoding tetratricopeptide repeat protein — MQAPRTGSVSRRKRAASALVALTALALVTGCASNKSNTSTYSPANGTHTVSPGSNLARAEVSKWAKTYEKDRTNRTAVLGYANALNQNGQIEQSLAVLRAGVIAHQKDREIASAYGKILAMNGRFDEALNVLRRAQRPDLPDWKIMSAEAAIYDQTGKHEKARSLYKQALKIAPDDPSLLNNLGLSYLLSNKLPDAEYTLRRAASLPGADSRVRQNLALVLGIQGKVEEAVEVATSELDPRQAKANIAYLQTMMQSRQRS, encoded by the coding sequence ATGCAAGCGCCCAGAACAGGATCCGTCTCACGCCGCAAGAGAGCGGCGTCTGCGCTCGTAGCCTTGACCGCACTTGCGCTGGTAACCGGATGCGCGTCGAACAAGTCCAATACCAGCACCTATTCTCCCGCCAACGGGACCCACACCGTCAGCCCGGGGTCAAACCTGGCGCGGGCGGAAGTCTCCAAATGGGCCAAAACCTACGAAAAGGACCGCACCAACCGGACCGCTGTCCTTGGCTACGCCAATGCCCTCAACCAGAACGGCCAGATAGAACAATCTCTGGCGGTGCTCAGAGCCGGTGTCATCGCGCACCAGAAAGACCGCGAGATTGCCTCCGCCTATGGCAAGATCCTCGCGATGAACGGCCGTTTCGACGAAGCCCTCAACGTACTCCGCCGCGCACAGCGGCCCGACTTGCCCGATTGGAAGATCATGTCGGCGGAAGCCGCGATCTACGACCAGACAGGCAAGCATGAGAAGGCGCGCAGCCTTTACAAGCAAGCACTCAAGATCGCACCGGACGACCCGAGCCTCTTGAACAATCTCGGACTGTCCTATCTCCTGTCCAACAAGCTGCCAGACGCCGAATACACCTTGAGGCGTGCCGCCAGCCTGCCCGGTGCGGACAGCCGCGTGCGCCAGAACCTGGCACTCGTTCTGGGCATCCAGGGAAAAGTCGAAGAAGCCGTAGAAGTTGCCACTTCCGAGCTCGATCCGCGGCAGGCCAAGGCGAATATCGCCTATCTGCAGACGATGATGCAGAGCCGTCAGCGCAGCTGA
- a CDS encoding RraA family protein: MIEAPPILTITASMRRPTDQQIASFQNVSTGFVVDALHGGGALSHNIGPVGFGRDLHCVAAGPALTADCGAADVLAAFAALNYIRPGDVVVSAFAAHTGCAAGGDGLVGMMRNCGAAGFVTDGPMRDYTGIVKVGLPVWCAGITPASPHMSGPGSVGMPIQIGGQEVETGDMIVADRDGVVVVPFERLDDVIANLERVRAAEQAQDEKVAAGMRVPDWVGDLLESDRVRITD, encoded by the coding sequence ATGATCGAAGCCCCTCCAATCCTGACGATCACGGCCTCGATGAGGCGGCCGACGGATCAGCAGATCGCGTCTTTTCAAAACGTATCGACCGGATTTGTGGTCGATGCGCTTCACGGGGGAGGCGCCTTGTCACACAACATCGGGCCGGTGGGATTTGGCCGGGACCTGCATTGTGTAGCCGCCGGACCTGCACTCACCGCCGATTGCGGTGCTGCCGACGTCCTGGCTGCATTTGCCGCACTCAACTACATTCGGCCCGGTGATGTCGTGGTTTCTGCCTTTGCAGCGCACACCGGTTGCGCCGCAGGTGGAGATGGTCTTGTCGGCATGATGAGAAACTGCGGTGCGGCTGGGTTTGTCACCGATGGTCCCATGCGTGATTACACAGGGATCGTGAAGGTCGGCCTTCCGGTCTGGTGCGCCGGCATAACGCCGGCGTCTCCGCACATGTCCGGTCCCGGGTCCGTTGGCATGCCGATCCAGATCGGCGGACAGGAGGTGGAGACGGGAGACATGATCGTCGCCGACCGGGATGGCGTTGTGGTCGTCCCGTTCGAAAGACTGGACGATGTCATCGCCAACCTTGAGAGAGTGCGCGCGGCAGAGCAGGCACAGGACGAAAAGGTCGCGGCCGGAATGCGCGTCCCCGACTGGGTCGGGGACCTTCTGGAAAGCGATCGGGTGCGGATCACCGACTAG
- a CDS encoding type II secretion system F family protein — MDLETIASSQFLAGLLAMVAVTGTIFSLVAPILSRDTLKTRMKSVALERDKLRAKERARMHANQQQDARASLRNQPKAQMKSLVDQLNLREMLSDESTNDKLRMAGYRGAAPLYYYLTARVAIPVLLLVIALFYSLVVIPDWLPTVTKVCLSIAIAGVGAFLPNLFLKNKIDKRKLNIQRAWPDALDLMLICVESGMSIEGAFQKVAEEVGIQSVDLAEELSLTTAELSYLSERRTAYENLAKRTGVDGVKNVMMALVQAERYGTPVGTAIRTMADDTREQRMLFAEQKAASLPPKLTVPMIIFFLPVLFFIIMSPAVMQVMDLDGF, encoded by the coding sequence ATGGATCTGGAAACAATTGCATCGAGCCAGTTTCTTGCAGGGTTGCTCGCCATGGTCGCGGTCACCGGCACGATCTTCTCGCTGGTGGCGCCCATCCTGTCGCGTGACACGCTGAAGACCCGCATGAAGTCGGTTGCCCTTGAGCGCGACAAGCTGCGCGCCAAGGAGCGCGCGCGTATGCATGCCAACCAGCAACAGGACGCCCGCGCCTCTCTTCGCAATCAGCCCAAGGCCCAGATGAAGAGCCTGGTCGATCAGCTCAATCTCAGGGAAATGCTTTCCGACGAAAGCACGAACGACAAGTTGAGGATGGCCGGTTATCGCGGTGCCGCGCCGCTCTATTATTACCTGACGGCGCGCGTTGCCATTCCGGTCCTCCTGCTGGTCATAGCGCTGTTCTATTCCTTGGTGGTGATCCCGGACTGGTTGCCGACGGTGACCAAGGTGTGCCTTTCCATCGCAATCGCCGGCGTTGGCGCATTCCTGCCGAACCTGTTCCTCAAGAACAAGATCGACAAGCGCAAGCTCAACATCCAGCGCGCCTGGCCGGATGCTCTCGATCTCATGCTGATCTGCGTCGAGTCTGGCATGTCCATCGAAGGCGCGTTTCAGAAGGTCGCCGAAGAGGTTGGTATCCAGTCCGTCGACCTGGCCGAGGAATTGTCGCTGACGACAGCCGAGCTGTCCTATCTCAGCGAACGCCGGACGGCTTACGAGAACCTTGCCAAACGGACTGGCGTCGATGGTGTCAAGAACGTGATGATGGCGCTTGTCCAGGCAGAACGTTACGGAACGCCGGTCGGCACCGCAATTCGCACGATGGCCGACGACACGCGCGAACAGCGCATGCTGTTTGCCGAACAGAAAGCTGCGTCTTTGCCGCCGAAACTGACGGTTCCGATGATCATTTTCTTCCTGCCGGTCCTGTTCTTCATCATCATGAGCCCGGCCGTCATGCAGGTCATGGACCTGGACGGCTTCTAA
- a CDS encoding type II secretion system F family protein, which produces MSGFEDFLTPQVTGIAVALLVMFAVGGLIFSLFAPSLSGTKRRDQRMLAVAARPQSEKQRKQIRDNDRRKKSIQDQLKDFEERQKAKHHRQQRVSLKVKMEQAGLAWEMKHFVIFSVVSCFVFLLVGFVATGNIWITLAAGFAGALGFPRWWVGNKRKRRFNKFLEELPNGVDIIVRGVKAGLPLADCIKVVARESREPVATEFRKITETQVMGLSLADAVAKLPERVPVAEANFFAIVVAIQQKAGGGLAEALGNLSKVLRGRKSLKGKIQALSSEAKSSAMIIGAMPFGVGGIIYLIAPDYISLLFTTTGGNIIIGGCLFWMFIGIMVMRHMINFDF; this is translated from the coding sequence ATGTCCGGATTTGAAGACTTTTTGACCCCACAGGTGACCGGGATTGCCGTTGCGCTTCTTGTCATGTTTGCCGTCGGCGGTTTGATTTTCAGCCTGTTCGCGCCCTCGCTCTCCGGTACGAAACGCCGCGATCAGCGCATGCTGGCAGTGGCGGCGCGCCCGCAATCCGAAAAACAGCGGAAACAGATCCGCGACAACGACCGCCGCAAGAAGTCGATCCAGGATCAGCTCAAGGATTTCGAGGAACGGCAGAAGGCCAAGCATCACAGGCAGCAAAGGGTCTCGCTGAAGGTCAAGATGGAGCAGGCGGGTCTCGCCTGGGAAATGAAGCACTTCGTCATTTTCAGCGTTGTCTCCTGCTTTGTTTTCCTCCTGGTCGGCTTCGTTGCCACCGGCAATATCTGGATCACACTTGCAGCCGGCTTTGCCGGTGCTCTCGGCTTTCCGCGCTGGTGGGTCGGCAACAAGCGCAAGCGCCGCTTCAACAAGTTCCTGGAAGAATTGCCCAACGGTGTCGACATCATCGTGCGTGGCGTGAAGGCGGGGTTGCCGCTTGCGGACTGTATCAAGGTGGTTGCCCGCGAATCCCGCGAGCCGGTGGCGACTGAATTCCGCAAGATCACCGAGACGCAGGTCATGGGCCTCTCCCTTGCCGATGCCGTTGCCAAACTGCCGGAGCGCGTGCCTGTTGCGGAGGCGAATTTCTTCGCGATTGTGGTCGCCATTCAGCAAAAGGCCGGTGGTGGTCTGGCCGAAGCGCTTGGAAACCTTTCCAAGGTTCTGCGCGGCCGCAAATCGCTCAAGGGCAAGATCCAGGCACTGAGTTCGGAAGCCAAGTCGTCGGCCATGATCATTGGTGCCATGCCATTCGGCGTCGGCGGCATCATTTATCTGATTGCGCCGGATTACATCAGCCTGCTGTTCACCACGACAGGTGGAAACATCATCATTGGCGGATGCCTCTTCTGGATGTTCATCGGCATCATGGTCATGCGCCACATGATCAACTTCGACTTTTAA